GCGATCGCGACCCGTTGCTGCTGGCCGCCGGAGAGGGAGGAGGGGTAGGCGTCCGCCTTCTCGGCGAGACCCACGCGTTCCAGGTTCTCGGCGGCCACCTGTGCGGCCCGCGCCTTGCCCCGCCTGAGGACCCTGCGCTGCGGCAGCGTGAGGTTCTCGGTCACCGTGAGGTGCGGGAAGAGGTTGAACTGCTGGAAGACCATGCCGATACGGCGGCGTACGGCGTCGATGTCGACGTCGGGGTCGGTGAGTTCGGTGCCGCCGACGAAGACCTGCCCCTTGGTCGGCTCCTCCAGGAGGTTCACGCACCGCAGCAGCGTCGACTTGCCCGAGCCCGACGGACCGATCACGCAGACGACCTCGCCCGGGCCGATCTCCAGGTCGATGCCCTTGAGGACCTCGTTGTCGCCGAACGACTTGTGCAGGCCGCGCACTTCGATCTCCGGACGCGCCGAAGGACGCGCCGAAGAGGACTCCTCGCTCATTTCACGGCCTCCCCGGCCTTCGTCTCCATACGACGGACCACGAACCCGAGCGGGATCGTCACCAGCAGGTAGCACAGGCCGGCGACGAGGATGGGCGTGGAGTTGGCGGTCGTGCTGGCCAGGTCACGGCCGTACTTGGACAGTTCGCGCTCCTCCAGGGTGACGCCGAGGAACAGCACCAGCGAGGAGTCCTTGAAGAGCAGCACGAGTTCGTTGGTCAGCGGCGGCAGGATGATCCTGAACGCCTGCGGGACGACGATCGAGATCATCGCCCGGGCCGGCGAGAAGCCCAGCGAACGGGCCGCCTCCAACTGCCCCTTGGGCACCGCCTGGATGCCCGCGCGGATCGTCTCCGCCATGTAGGCCGCCGCCACCAGACCGAGGGCGAGGGCGACCTTGCCGTAGGTGCCGCCGATGATCTCCGTGCCCGGGAACGCCAGC
This is a stretch of genomic DNA from Streptomyces sp. NBC_00285. It encodes these proteins:
- a CDS encoding amino acid ABC transporter permease codes for the protein MTAADTQLQPRKKGLTRRQKRSLSRGAQYVVFVAVVIAFAVSADWGRLKNQFAQADIAGQMFPDVITLALKNTVLYTLSGFVVGLALGMVIALMRLSSVGPYRWFAGVYIEIFRGLPALLIFIFIGVAVPLAFPGTEIIGGTYGKVALALGLVAAAYMAETIRAGIQAVPKGQLEAARSLGFSPARAMISIVVPQAFRIILPPLTNELVLLFKDSSLVLFLGVTLEERELSKYGRDLASTTANSTPILVAGLCYLLVTIPLGFVVRRMETKAGEAVK
- a CDS encoding amino acid ABC transporter ATP-binding protein gives rise to the protein MSEESSSARPSARPEIEVRGLHKSFGDNEVLKGIDLEIGPGEVVCVIGPSGSGKSTLLRCVNLLEEPTKGQVFVGGTELTDPDVDIDAVRRRIGMVFQQFNLFPHLTVTENLTLPQRRVLRRGKARAAQVAAENLERVGLAEKADAYPSSLSGGQQQRVAIARALSMGPEVMLFDEPTSALDPELVGDVLAVMRMLAREGMTMMVVTHEMSFAREVADRVVFMDDGAIVEDGPPDRVIGAPSHERTRHFLSRLLNPARADVEENDT